A region of Selenomonadales bacterium DNA encodes the following proteins:
- a CDS encoding YIP1 family protein produces the protein MFNQLIVNVKETILKPSAAFPRMADECDIKLASLVLIIISAISGMAEGATAIVSAILVMAAFWVIETGVLHLLAKIFGASGEMKRLLIVNAYTMVPSLFFVPLSLIPGGEMMTLAIGGIWTMYLSYLALKSVYTLSAGKAIIILVLLYFILAVLGVLMAFAMMRL, from the coding sequence ATGTTCAATCAACTCATAGTGAACGTCAAAGAAACGATCTTAAAACCGTCCGCCGCCTTTCCGCGCATGGCAGATGAATGTGACATCAAGCTCGCATCGCTCGTCCTTATCATCATCTCTGCCATCAGCGGTATGGCAGAAGGTGCTACTGCTATCGTCAGCGCGATCCTCGTCATGGCGGCGTTCTGGGTCATCGAAACAGGCGTGCTCCATCTTCTGGCGAAGATATTCGGTGCATCGGGCGAGATGAAACGGCTCCTCATCGTCAACGCTTACACCATGGTACCGTCGCTCTTTTTTGTTCCGCTCTCGCTCATTCCGGGCGGTGAGATGATGACGCTTGCCATCGGCGGTATCTGGACGATGTATCTCAGCTACCTCGCGCTCAAAAGTGTCTACACACTCAGCGCAGGAAAAGCGATCATCATCCTTGTGCTCCTTTACTTCATCCTTGCCGTGCTCGGCGTGCTTATGGCATTCGCGATGATGAGGTTGTAA
- the glpX gene encoding class II fructose-bisphosphatase — MDRELALELVRITEKAAVASGRWMGLGMKNEADGAAVDAMRKAFDKVAVSGLVVIGEGEMDEAPMLYIGEEVGLGGPEIDIAVDPVEGTNLIAKGLPGSIAVMAIAPRGCLLNAPDMYMEKLCVGHRGKGRIDIAAPVRQNVLRVADAMNRDVKDMVVVILDRERHEGIIREVRDTGARVKLISDGDVSPAVSVGIEGSGVHMLIGTGGAPEGVIAAAALKCLGGDMQARLWPENDDDIERAKKLGITDVKKILTIDDMVKGDEAFFVGTAITQCDFLEPVRYFKGGARTNSVVMRASTGTVRFIDAIHRFNAQAVSVRFK, encoded by the coding sequence ATGGATCGTGAATTAGCATTAGAACTGGTCAGAATTACCGAAAAAGCCGCAGTAGCATCCGGTCGCTGGATGGGTCTTGGTATGAAAAACGAAGCAGACGGCGCTGCTGTAGACGCAATGCGTAAAGCATTCGACAAAGTAGCTGTCAGCGGTCTCGTCGTTATCGGCGAAGGCGAAATGGACGAAGCTCCGATGCTCTACATCGGTGAAGAAGTAGGTCTCGGTGGTCCGGAGATCGACATCGCTGTTGACCCGGTAGAAGGTACGAACCTCATCGCAAAAGGACTTCCGGGCTCCATCGCCGTTATGGCGATCGCTCCGCGCGGCTGTCTCTTGAATGCACCTGATATGTATATGGAAAAACTTTGCGTAGGTCATCGCGGTAAAGGCCGCATCGACATCGCGGCTCCGGTTCGTCAGAACGTGCTCAGAGTAGCAGATGCTATGAATCGCGACGTAAAAGACATGGTAGTCGTTATTCTCGACCGTGAACGCCATGAAGGCATCATCCGCGAAGTCCGCGACACGGGCGCTCGCGTTAAGCTCATCAGTGACGGTGACGTTTCGCCGGCAGTCAGCGTTGGTATCGAAGGCTCTGGCGTACATATGCTCATCGGTACAGGCGGTGCTCCGGAAGGCGTTATCGCAGCAGCAGCTCTCAAATGCCTCGGCGGCGACATGCAGGCTCGCCTCTGGCCGGAAAACGATGACGATATCGAACGTGCAAAAAAATTGGGTATCACCGATGTGAAGAAGATCCTCACCATCGACGATATGGTAAAAGGCGACGAAGCATTCTTCGTTGGTACAGCTATCACGCAGTGTGACTTCCTTGAACCTGTTCGTTACTTCAAAGGCGGCGCAAGAACGAACTCTGTCGTTATGCGCGCTTCCACGGGTACGGTACGCTTCATCGATGCGATCCATCGCTTCAATGCACAGGCTGTTTCCGTTCGCTTCAAATAA
- a CDS encoding DUF2757 family protein: MRIYYHCDWCGRGVAQLELDAIDEAKLGLDCLTAEERDDIISVDETGIMHIKTLCDRCVDSLGLDEVRTLRHSLYSRIQ, from the coding sequence ATGCGTATCTATTATCATTGCGATTGGTGCGGACGAGGCGTGGCACAGCTGGAGCTTGACGCGATCGATGAGGCGAAATTGGGGCTCGATTGCTTGACTGCCGAGGAGCGCGACGATATAATATCAGTAGATGAAACAGGCATCATGCATATCAAGACGTTGTGCGACCGTTGTGTCGATTCGCTCGGGCTCGACGAGGTGCGCACCTTAAGACACAGTCTTTACAGCAGGATACAATAA